A single Ptiloglossa arizonensis isolate GNS036 chromosome 2, iyPtiAriz1_principal, whole genome shotgun sequence DNA region contains:
- the Tsp2a gene encoding tetraspanin 2A gives MVVKSSGPNLEQRIQCIKFIIFSLNAVIWLLGSAMFGLCMWLRLDPGFQEWVEFLDMYEFYIGIYILLAASIFVIIITFVGCGVALMEYILGLCIYVGLQILCYVLGLVGTAILLDYSTYDSKIQPLIRRSMTALINKYHDERATLILQLIQESIGCCGADGPMDYLNLKKPLPNECRDSVTGNAFFHGCVEEISWFLEGRSGWLAGLALALCAFHIVIAVLTLVLIRAIKKEEESITFKR, from the exons atggttgtgaAATCTTCCGGGCCGAACTTGGAGCAACGAATTCAGTGTATAAAATTTATCATCTTCAGTTTAAATGCCGTAATATGG ttACTCGGCAGCGCAATGTTCGGATTGTGCATGTGGCTGAGGCTGGATCCAGGTTTCCAAGAATGGGTCGAATTCCTTGATATGTATGAATTTTACATCGGCATTTACATTCTGCTTGCGGCTTCAATATTCGTCATAATTATCACATTTGTCGGCTGTGGTGTTGCTCTTATGGAATACATCCTTGGCCTCTGCATT TACGTAGGTCTGCAGATACTTTGCTACGTTCTCGGCTTGGTAGGAACCGCGATACTCTTAGATTATTCTACTTACGACAGCAAAATTCAACCGCTCATACGACGTTCCATGACTGCTCTCATCAATAAATACCACGACGAGAGAGCAACGTTAATTCTGCAACTGATTCAAGAAAGC atcGGCTGCTGTGGTGCCGATGGGCCGATGGATTATTTGAACCTGAAGAAACCTTTGCCCAATGAATGCAGAGATTCGGTTACTGGAAATGCCTTCTTTCACGGCTGCGTTGAAGAGATTTCGTGGTTTCTGGAAGGTAGATCAGGATGGCTAGCTGGTCTGGCGTTGGCTTTGTGCGCGTTCCAT ATTGTAATAGCTGTCCTCACCTTGGTGCTTATACGAGCTattaagaaagaagaggagtCTATTACGTTCAAACGTTAA
- the Scf gene encoding calumenin B scf, whose amino-acid sequence MQVFMLFQILFGFSVLATAIPKPENEHKPQVVNKEPSEDDRYINSQHNAAYDHEAFLGEEAKTFDQLTPEESTRRLGIIVDKIDKDQDGYVTGEELKDWILHTQRRYIRDNVERHWKSHNPEDKETLPWTEYFAMVYGDMDEHEAENHEKSKDNTFSYVDMLKKDRRRWAAADLNGDDALTKEEFTAFLHAENADHTKDVVVLETMEDIDKDGDGKISLSEYIGDLYEGAEDEEEPEWVKNEKEQFSMYRDKDGDGFLNFEEVKTWIIPLDFDHAEAESRHLIFEADTDADQKLTKVEILEKYDIFVGSQATDFGAALARHDEF is encoded by the exons ATGCAAGTATTCATGCTTTTCCAAATTCTGTTTGGTTTTTCCGTCTTGGCAACGGCGATCCCAAAGCCGGAGAACGAGCACAAGCCACAAGTCGTCAATAAG GAGCCAAGTGAAGACGATCGTTACATTAATTCTCAACATAATGCAGCGTATGATCATGAAGCCTTTCTTGGTGAAGAAGCAAAAACCTTTGATCAACTTACTCCTGAAGAAAGTACACGTAGACTGGGAATAATAGTCGACAAGATAGACAAAGATCAAGATGGTTATGTCACTGGAGAGGAACTTAAAGATTGGATATTGCATACACAACGACGTTATATACGAGACAATGTTGAACGCCATTGGAAATCTCATAATCCAGAGGATAAGGAAACACTTCCATGGACAGAGTACTTTGCAATGGTTTATGGAGACATGGATGAACATGAAGCAGAAAATCATGAAAAATCTAAAGATAATACCTTTTCATATGTAGACATGCTTAAAAAAGATCGTCGGCGTTGGGCTGCTGCAGATTTGAATGGCGATGATGCTCTTACAAAAGAAGAGTTTACTGCCTTTCTTCATGCGGAAAATGCAGATCACACGAAAGATGTTGTAGTTCTAGAAACCATGGAAGACATTGATAAAGATGGAGATGGCAAAATATCTCTTTCAGAATATATTG gtgATTTGTATGAAGGTGCAGAAGATGAAGAGGAACCAGAATGGGTAAAAAATGAGAAAGAGCAGTTTTCTATGTATCGAGACAAAGATGGCGATGGCTTCTTAAACTTTGAAGAG GTGAAAACTTGGATTATTCCATTGGACTTTGACCATGCAGAGGCTGAATCTCGACATTTAATATTTGAAGCAGACACAGATGCAGACCAAAAACTTACAAAAgtggaaatattagaaaaatatgaTATTTTTGTTGGTTCTCAAGCCACTGATTTTGGAGCAGCATTAGCCAGGCATGATGAATTTTAA
- the LOC143155195 gene encoding uncharacterized protein LOC143155195 isoform X2, whose protein sequence is MTLKYFIIAISLIYVTECAAQVYKSHPIATAAAAAVKPTVVNDDFITQTVYGFLDFTTTIGNTVMVFSPQSAPSGGEKGKKNSVSIIQTKPSETKEKVALDIQPSKTYKTNSEEETKKQVKGSKVVVNSVIEQNVINSSEDNGLRSPKSQELKTRVLLTTKSPAVSSHVQVKSKDDTPVVKNNLAEPEYDFLSKQPPEVIDETYKLVNLRPSSKIHPKPRPTGRREKENPTGLVTKLGGTIVKDGLTTVHETSVIGTYINGKYAQVLQSSSRILQGTPPIPEGKIRPSSTQRILKTIGPQQGKLKPQLEPTPTNHQEESSLPLEVLFSAPAGSSVRSTRKHAPLNPARPKFRNKINEDYDSGEVQQVKPPKHRTSTTSRPTYKNRNPPTTTTEPPVTRRRSGFRPSIPPTLPSKQTNKNKVEQQPTGAIPPPKLKLPRTQGRWSYKTTPKPRVIIRKQIDDDEIRSTPETSTTENPINLDDSKPTAASVSTSTTTVSTSGQPVNAQRKIQEVASVDELDPSESEDVASISVQDQQHSEQILPVETINVEISTAADMSNSYFEIATIKSPYTFQVGTLRNTRYVTVTSTMKKSFSTTDPTTTISPTEPLTENLLMNTAAAYETTLPLDSAVATLPAISLESGQATPPLETLTETFSTTQTLLKTHLLPFIPSKALNEFNSKLDEAGSELHLELDVGDEERDDDDIPKRVVAPNGDMDSDLDPFKSVSSSKVKPETQNSSPIESQLTPDQLALLKYFGQQQQQVITTSRPVVVLETLYESHVIPVVNNGNTLYSTLSRPVGTVPRTSYEYGTSTIAPVLPPQLPPQLPPQLPLFPQQPQFTVTSAPLITQVLATVSDSKILKLTFGAKTAYTTLFSSRVVPTEVTTYVTTTVPVQPSVPAYPGYYPPPVGYPPFPYVG, encoded by the exons TTACAGAATGCGCAGCCCAAGTTTACAAGAGTCATCCGATAGCGACTGCTGCTGCAGCAGCCGTCAAACCGACGGTTGTAAACGATGATtttattacacaaaccgtttacGGTTTCTTGGATTTCACCACTACCATTGGAAACACAGTGATGGTCTTCAGCCCACAAAGTGCGCCATCAG GTGGTGAAAAGGGAAAGAAGAACAGTGTTTCGATTATCCAAACGAAACCGAGCGAAACAAAGGAAAAAGTGGCTCTTGATATTCAACCAAGCAAAACGTATAAGACAAATTCCGAGGAGGAAACTAAAAAACAGGTTAAAGGCTCGAAGGTTGTTGTAAATTCCGTGATTGAACAGAATGTCATTAATTCCTCGGAAGATAATGGATTGCGCTCCCCAAAAAGTCAG GAACTAAAGACTCGAGTGTTGTTAACGACGAAGAGTCCTGCAGTGTCCTCGCACGTACAAGTTAAATCGAAGGACGATACTCCCGTGGTAAAGAACAATCTTGCGGAACCTGAGTACGATTTCCTGTCGAAACAACCTCCAGAAGTAATTGACGAGACATACAAG TTGGTTAATCTGAGACCTTCTTCGAAAATCCATCCGAAACCGAGACCTACGGGTCGAAGGGAAAAAGAGAACCCAACTGGGCTCGTCACGAAACTCGGTGGTACCATCGTTAAAGACGGATTAACCACTGTTCACGAAACTAGCGTGATTGGTACCTACATAAACGGCAAATACGCTCAGGTGCTTCAAAGCTCTTCTAGGATCCTTCAAGGTACACCACCGATTCCCGAAGGCAAGATTCGCCCATCTAGCACTCAACGAATCTTGAAAACTATCGGACCGCAGCAAGGAAAACTGAAACCGCAATTAGAACCCACGCCAACAAATCATCAGGAAGAGTCGTCGTTACCCCTGGAAGTTCTCTTTAGCGCTCCAGCTG GTTCCTCGGTACGAAGTACTCGAAAGCATGCACCTCTGAATCCCGCGCGTCCGAAATTCCGCAACAAAATTAACGAGGATTACGATAGCGGTGAAGTGCAGCAGGTAAAACCACCCAAGCATCGAACTAGTACCACATCGAGACCAACCTACAA AAATCGAAATCCTCCGACAACGACGACGGAACCACCTGTCACGCGTCGTCGCAGTGGTTTTAGACCAAGTATCCCACCGACTTTGCCTTCGAagcaaacgaataaaaataaagtcgAACAACAACCAACTGGTGCTATCCCCCCGCCGAAACTCAAGCTACCGAGAACGCAGGGTCGTTGGTCGTATAAAACGACTCCTAAACCAAGAGTCATCATTCGAAAGCAAATCGACGACGATGAAATACGTTCCACGCCAGAAACCAGTACCACCGAGAACCCGATAAATCTCGACGACAGCAAACCTACAGCTGCTTCTGTCTCGACATCCACGACAACTGTGTCTACGTCGGGTCAGCCGGTCAACGCTCAGAGAAAAATCCAAGAGGTTGCGAGTGTCGACGAGCTGGATCCAAGCGAAAGCGAAGACGTAGCCAGTATCAGTGTTCAAGATCAGCAACACTCTGAACAGATCTTACCCGTTGAAACGATCAATGTTGAGATTTCTACGGCCGCTGATATGAGTAATTCATACTTTGAAATAGCTACCATTAAATCGCCATATACGTTCCAg GTTGGAACTTTGAGGAACACACGCTACGTTACGGTAACTTCAACGATGAAGAAGTCGTTCTCAACGACAGATCCAACTACCACGATATCGCCCACCGAACCTCTGACCGAGAATCTTCTGATGAATACCGCAGCAGCTTACGAGACAACGTTGCCGCTAGATTCAGCCGTAGCAACTCTTCCAGCTATATCTCTAGAATCTGGTCAAGCCACCCCGCCTTTGGAAACTCTGACAGAGACCTTCTCGACCACTCAGACTCTTCTGAAAACCCATTTGCTACCG TTCATTCCCAGCAAAGCGCTAAACGAGTTCaactcgaaactcgacgaaGCAGGAAGCGAGCTTCACTTGGAATTGGACGTTGGGGACGAGGAGAGGGACGACGATGATATTCCCAAGAGAGTAGTGGCGCCAAACGGTGACATGGACTCCGATTTGGACCCGTTCAAGTCCGTATCATCCTCGAAGGTGAAGCCAGAAACACAGAACAGCAGCCCCATTGAGTCTCAGTTGACTCCTGATCAACTGGCCCTGCTGAAATACTTTggtcaacagcagcaacaggtGATCACGACATCACGGCCGGTCGTTGTCCTGGAAACACTGTACGAGTCTCACGTGATTCCAGTCGTGAATAACGGGAACACGCTCTATTCGACGTTATCGAGACCAGTCGGTACCGTGCCACGGACCTCTTATGAATACGGAACGTCCACAATTGCGCCAGTATTGCCGCCACAATTACCACCGCAACTACCGCCTCAATTACCTCTGTTCCCACAGCAGCCACAGTTCACGGTGACGAGCGCTCCCCTGATCACGCAAGTCCTGGCAACCGTTTCCGATTCTAAAATACTCAAGTTGACCTTTGGAGCAAAGACGGCTTACACCACATTATTCTCCAGCCGAGTGGTACCAACTGAGGTCACAACCTATGTTACAACTACCGTACCTGTGCAACCGAGCGTACCTGCTTACCCAGGTTACTATCCTCCGCCGGTCGGTTATCCACCTTTCCCTTACGTAGGATAG
- the LOC143155195 gene encoding uncharacterized protein LOC143155195 isoform X1 has protein sequence MTLKYFIIAISLIYVTECAAQVYKSHPIATAAAAAVKPTVVNDDFITQTVYGFLDFTTTIGNTVMVFSPQSAPSGGEKGKKNSVSIIQTKPSETKEKVALDIQPSKTYKTNSEEETKKQVKGSKVVVNSVIEQNVINSSEDNGLRSPKSQELKTRVLLTTKSPAVSSHVQVKSKDDTPVVKNNLAEPEYDFLSKQPPEVIDETYKLVNLRPSSKIHPKPRPTGRREKENPTGLVTKLGGTIVKDGLTTVHETSVIGTYINGKYAQVLQSSSRILQGTPPIPEGKIRPSSTQRILKTIGPQQGKLKPQLEPTPTNHQEESSLPLEVLFSAPAGSSVRSTRKHAPLNPARPKFRNKINEDYDSGEVQQVKPPKHRTSTTSRPTYKNRNPPTTTTEPPVTRRRSGFRPSIPPTLPSKQTNKNKVEQQPTGAIPPPKLKLPRTQGRWSYKTTPKPRVIIRKQIDDDEIRSTPETSTTENPINLDDSKPTAASVSTSTTTVSTSGQPVNAQRKIQEVASVDELDPSESEDVASISVQDQQHSEQILPVETINVEISTAADMSNSYFEIATIKSPYTFQVGTLRNTRYVTVTSTMKKSFSTTDPTTTISPTEPLTENLLMNTAAAYETTLPLDSAVATLPAISLESGQATPPLETLTETFSTTQTLLKTHLLPVIHGGNTTKLTLVQTYNIARVVTATKTLPPMDIYQFIPSKALNEFNSKLDEAGSELHLELDVGDEERDDDDIPKRVVAPNGDMDSDLDPFKSVSSSKVKPETQNSSPIESQLTPDQLALLKYFGQQQQQVITTSRPVVVLETLYESHVIPVVNNGNTLYSTLSRPVGTVPRTSYEYGTSTIAPVLPPQLPPQLPPQLPLFPQQPQFTVTSAPLITQVLATVSDSKILKLTFGAKTAYTTLFSSRVVPTEVTTYVTTTVPVQPSVPAYPGYYPPPVGYPPFPYVG, from the exons TTACAGAATGCGCAGCCCAAGTTTACAAGAGTCATCCGATAGCGACTGCTGCTGCAGCAGCCGTCAAACCGACGGTTGTAAACGATGATtttattacacaaaccgtttacGGTTTCTTGGATTTCACCACTACCATTGGAAACACAGTGATGGTCTTCAGCCCACAAAGTGCGCCATCAG GTGGTGAAAAGGGAAAGAAGAACAGTGTTTCGATTATCCAAACGAAACCGAGCGAAACAAAGGAAAAAGTGGCTCTTGATATTCAACCAAGCAAAACGTATAAGACAAATTCCGAGGAGGAAACTAAAAAACAGGTTAAAGGCTCGAAGGTTGTTGTAAATTCCGTGATTGAACAGAATGTCATTAATTCCTCGGAAGATAATGGATTGCGCTCCCCAAAAAGTCAG GAACTAAAGACTCGAGTGTTGTTAACGACGAAGAGTCCTGCAGTGTCCTCGCACGTACAAGTTAAATCGAAGGACGATACTCCCGTGGTAAAGAACAATCTTGCGGAACCTGAGTACGATTTCCTGTCGAAACAACCTCCAGAAGTAATTGACGAGACATACAAG TTGGTTAATCTGAGACCTTCTTCGAAAATCCATCCGAAACCGAGACCTACGGGTCGAAGGGAAAAAGAGAACCCAACTGGGCTCGTCACGAAACTCGGTGGTACCATCGTTAAAGACGGATTAACCACTGTTCACGAAACTAGCGTGATTGGTACCTACATAAACGGCAAATACGCTCAGGTGCTTCAAAGCTCTTCTAGGATCCTTCAAGGTACACCACCGATTCCCGAAGGCAAGATTCGCCCATCTAGCACTCAACGAATCTTGAAAACTATCGGACCGCAGCAAGGAAAACTGAAACCGCAATTAGAACCCACGCCAACAAATCATCAGGAAGAGTCGTCGTTACCCCTGGAAGTTCTCTTTAGCGCTCCAGCTG GTTCCTCGGTACGAAGTACTCGAAAGCATGCACCTCTGAATCCCGCGCGTCCGAAATTCCGCAACAAAATTAACGAGGATTACGATAGCGGTGAAGTGCAGCAGGTAAAACCACCCAAGCATCGAACTAGTACCACATCGAGACCAACCTACAA AAATCGAAATCCTCCGACAACGACGACGGAACCACCTGTCACGCGTCGTCGCAGTGGTTTTAGACCAAGTATCCCACCGACTTTGCCTTCGAagcaaacgaataaaaataaagtcgAACAACAACCAACTGGTGCTATCCCCCCGCCGAAACTCAAGCTACCGAGAACGCAGGGTCGTTGGTCGTATAAAACGACTCCTAAACCAAGAGTCATCATTCGAAAGCAAATCGACGACGATGAAATACGTTCCACGCCAGAAACCAGTACCACCGAGAACCCGATAAATCTCGACGACAGCAAACCTACAGCTGCTTCTGTCTCGACATCCACGACAACTGTGTCTACGTCGGGTCAGCCGGTCAACGCTCAGAGAAAAATCCAAGAGGTTGCGAGTGTCGACGAGCTGGATCCAAGCGAAAGCGAAGACGTAGCCAGTATCAGTGTTCAAGATCAGCAACACTCTGAACAGATCTTACCCGTTGAAACGATCAATGTTGAGATTTCTACGGCCGCTGATATGAGTAATTCATACTTTGAAATAGCTACCATTAAATCGCCATATACGTTCCAg GTTGGAACTTTGAGGAACACACGCTACGTTACGGTAACTTCAACGATGAAGAAGTCGTTCTCAACGACAGATCCAACTACCACGATATCGCCCACCGAACCTCTGACCGAGAATCTTCTGATGAATACCGCAGCAGCTTACGAGACAACGTTGCCGCTAGATTCAGCCGTAGCAACTCTTCCAGCTATATCTCTAGAATCTGGTCAAGCCACCCCGCCTTTGGAAACTCTGACAGAGACCTTCTCGACCACTCAGACTCTTCTGAAAACCCATTTGCTACCGGTAATACACGGTGGTAACACCACCAAATTGACACTCGTGCAAACGTACAATATCGCACGTGTGGTCACTGCCACGAAGACTCTGCCACCGATGGACATTTACCAGTTCATTCCCAGCAAAGCGCTAAACGAGTTCaactcgaaactcgacgaaGCAGGAAGCGAGCTTCACTTGGAATTGGACGTTGGGGACGAGGAGAGGGACGACGATGATATTCCCAAGAGAGTAGTGGCGCCAAACGGTGACATGGACTCCGATTTGGACCCGTTCAAGTCCGTATCATCCTCGAAGGTGAAGCCAGAAACACAGAACAGCAGCCCCATTGAGTCTCAGTTGACTCCTGATCAACTGGCCCTGCTGAAATACTTTggtcaacagcagcaacaggtGATCACGACATCACGGCCGGTCGTTGTCCTGGAAACACTGTACGAGTCTCACGTGATTCCAGTCGTGAATAACGGGAACACGCTCTATTCGACGTTATCGAGACCAGTCGGTACCGTGCCACGGACCTCTTATGAATACGGAACGTCCACAATTGCGCCAGTATTGCCGCCACAATTACCACCGCAACTACCGCCTCAATTACCTCTGTTCCCACAGCAGCCACAGTTCACGGTGACGAGCGCTCCCCTGATCACGCAAGTCCTGGCAACCGTTTCCGATTCTAAAATACTCAAGTTGACCTTTGGAGCAAAGACGGCTTACACCACATTATTCTCCAGCCGAGTGGTACCAACTGAGGTCACAACCTATGTTACAACTACCGTACCTGTGCAACCGAGCGTACCTGCTTACCCAGGTTACTATCCTCCGCCGGTCGGTTATCCACCTTTCCCTTACGTAGGATAG
- the LOC143155073 gene encoding uncharacterized protein LOC143155073 produces MAEQQQSPPGFKPMSLDKIIEAMTADLENSNGHYVQFGVNPQQATSPNWGDYSSGQTRHYITSQSPQSNPPTMQSMTPMSTPLYMQDMSSYDSTTDSIYFPSQTVNHLGINENNDLIGTIDVGGGNYINVIYGNASQIMAEQCQLSNIASYGNQNMIDREYGLFNDRHITVPSDLPTQNFNGKQLIDNLVGNWVPNQSGTYSPFGGSPNVTPVPQLNADVRESEELPRCSTDPQHKKPRVVAEVKPMRPSYSDVLTKSAPAPPSPLTVLSIKPKPESVSKKISNKNSKNKSKSAVLKRQYSSGSDDHNSPKIQIPRKVLEKNNSNLPRRWVSLDNLGLQTESHEINTFDRSNQFEKKKISKTPKKTEKGETLNNSKVQNSNSKSIGNFLKRPIQINNNLNTINTSSQTVSPEKMEKNQQVVNKTNKEEKKVTKEKNCKRFQAEKAQQIKKAQRNRRRENRESPVKDLCKNLNKYASRWCKIGLKIFHWLLHLVSDVVSMSANLIIQLCKCGWYHTILYLKYSWIYIAVTFSKIRILNAVGKQLDNWFGNSKFAFWRKIKAKSEEKEENSNWIRGGLETNIALPSTGEEAMKRLLACKGKDPYSILGVTPTCSDDDIKKYYKRQAFLVHPDKNNQPGAEEAFKILVHAFDIIGEPERRQAFDQTRQVEAAWGELSDLLSQLHRKMEQAANTIRCTNCGLRHKRIPTQRPCYAARFCAQCKIRHSAKEGDIWAESRLMGFLWHYYACMEGAVYDITNWAACQAGNLKHLRANTHSVQYRIVLGQRPPSQAANNGKKRQQIDPNTSEADFEDFLNNLYNHSKTGTSSAPGDQNSFRDCKRRKAKRKK; encoded by the exons ATGGCAGAACAACAACAATCACCTCCTGGCTTTAAACCTATGTCTTTAGATAAAATTATTGAAGCTATGACTGCTGATTTGGAGAATTCCAATGGCCATTATGTCCAATTTGGTGTAAATCCACAACAAGCTACATCTCCTAATTGGGGAGATTATTCTTCAGGTCAAACAAGACATTATATTACTAGTCAATCTCCACAATCTAATCCACCTACAATGCAATCGATGACTCCAATGAGTACCCCTCTTTACATGCAAGATATGTCAAGTTATGATTCCACAACagattcaatttattttccatcTCAAACAGTAAATCATTTaggtataaatgaaaataatgacTTGATCGGTACAATAGATGTTGGAGGAGGCAATTATATTAATGTAATTTATGGAAATGCTTCTCAAATCATGGCAGAACAATGTCAGCTTTCAAATATAGCATCATATGGAAATCAAAACATGATTGATCGAGAATATGGCCTCTTTAATGATAGACATATTACAGTACCATCTGATTTGCCAACTCAGAATTTCAATGGAAAACAGTTAATTGACAATTTAGTTGGTAATTGGGTACCGAATCAATCTGGTACCTATAGCCCCTTTGGTGGTTCCCCAAATGTAACACCAGTACCACAATTGAACGCAGATGTAAGAGAATCTGAAGAGCTGCCCAGGTGTTCTACAGATCCTCAACATAAAAAACCTCGTGTTGTAGCAGAAGTAAAACCCATGCGACCTTCTTATTCTGATGTATTAACAAAATCTGCTCCAGCACCACCATCTCCATTAACAGTTCTATCTATAAAACCAAAACCTGAATCTGTAAGTAAGAAGATttccaataaaaattcaaagaacAAATCTAAATCTGCAGTATTAAAGAGACAATATTCGTCTGGAAGCGATGATCATAATTctccaaaaatacaaataccacgaAAAGTTTTAGAAAAGAATAATTCAAACCTTCCAAGACGTTGGGTATCGTTAGATAACCTTGGCTTACAAACTGAATCTCacgaaataaatacttttgataGATCTAatcaatttgaaaagaaaaaaatttctaaaacacCTAAGAAGACAGAAAAGGGAGAAACACTTAACAATTCAAAAGTTCAAAATAGTAATTCTAAATCTATTGGAAATTTTCTCAAACGACCtatacaaataaataacaatttgaaCACAATAAATACTTCCAGCCAAACTGTTTCCcctgaaaaaatggaaaaaaaccaacaagttgtaaataaaacaaataaagaagagaaaaaagttaccaaggaaaaaaattgtaaacgttTTCAAGCTGAAAAAGCACAGCAGATTAAGAAAGCTCAAAGAAATCGAAGAAGAGAGAATAGAGAATCTCCAGTGAAAGATTtgtgtaaaaatttaaataaatatgccAGTCGTTGGTGTAAAAttggattaaaaatatttcattggtTGTTACACTTAGTATCTGATGTAGTTAGTATGAGTGCTAATCTCATTATTCAACT TTGTAAATGCGGATGGTATCACACCatactatatttaaaatactCATGGATTTATATAGCtgtaacattttcaaaaattcgtatCTTAAATGCTGTTGGTAAACAGTTAGATAATTGGTTTGGAAATAGTAAATTTGCATTTTGGCGTAAAATAAAAGCTAAAagtgaagaaaaagaagaaaatagtaACTGGATACGTGGTGGTCTTGAAACTAATATTGCATTACCTAGTACTGGTGAAGAAGCTATGAAGAGATTATTAGCTTGTAAAGGAAAAGACCCTTACAGTATACTTGGTGTAACACCAACGTGTTCAGACGATGatattaaaaagtattataAGAGACAAGCTTTTTTAGTACATCCTGACAAAAATAATCAGCCTGGTGCAGAGGAGGCATTCAAAATACTTGTACATGCCTTTGACATAATTGGTGAACCG gaACGTAGACAAGCATTTGATCAAACTAGACAAGTAGAAGCAGCTTGGGGTGAGTTGAGTGATTTACTCTCTCAACTTCACAGAAAAATGGAACAGGCTGCAAATACAATAAGATGTACAAATTGTGGCCTGAGGCACAAAAGAATTCCTACACAACGTCCTTGTTATGCAGCACGATTTTGTGCTCAATGTAAAATACGTCATAGCGCGAAAGAA GGAGACATCTGGGCAGAATCTCGTTTAATGGGTTTTCTTTGGCATTATTATGCATGCATGGAAGGAGCGGTATACGATATTACTAATTGGGCAGCTTGTCAAGCTGGTAATTTAAAGCATCTGAGagcaaatacacatagcgtgcaATACAGGATTGTCTTAGGCCAACGACCACCATCGCAAGCAGCCAACAATGGGAAAAAACGTCAACAAATAGATCCGAATACAAG TGAAGCAGATTTTGAAGACTTTTTAAATAATCTGTACAATCACAGCAAGACCGGAACTTCAAGCGCACCAGGAGATCAAAACTCCTTTAGAGATTGTAAGCGACGTAAAGCTAAACGTAAGAAGTAA
- the LOC143155134 gene encoding uncharacterized protein LOC143155134 yields MKTIYLSLFIIIYAVFLILALDNKSYCFKFTWVSSKLNEGNNCSTKKGVPCFDPVTVSENPPNTSEIWDTKNRTTLCELTSDNSCITYTFQYNDNLVNTSLFCGKIMEDQTIAVTSGCYEQKVGAYTIEACACKSKRDGEPCNASPKTNYSVIPMIISLLFIFIKFNY; encoded by the exons ATGAAGACAATTTATTTAAgtctatttataattatttatgcaGTGTTTCTTATATTAG CTTTAGACAATAAATCCTACTGCTTTAAGTTCACTTGGGTATCATCAAAGTTAAATGAAGGAAATAATTGCTCAACGAAGAAAGGAGTGCCTTGTTTTGACCCTGTAACTGTTTCAg AAAATCCACCAAATACATCCGAAATCTGGGACACTAAAAACCGTACAACATTATGTGAATTAACATCTGATAAttcttgtataacgtatacatttcAATACAATGATAATC TTGTTAATACATCCTTGTTTTGTGGAAAAATAATGGAAGATCAAACGATAGCTGTCACATCGGGATGCTATGAACAAAAG GTAGGTGCTTACACAATTGAAGCTTGTGCTTGCAAATCTAAAAGAGATGGTGAGCCCTGTAATGCATCACCGAAAACAAATTATTCTGTTATTCCAATGATTATAAGCttattattcatatttataaaatttaattattaa